The sequence ACAAGTCGCCTTTGCGGACACTGTCGTTTTCCTCTACTGCCAGATACAGAAGGCGCGCCTGAACCGTGCTCGAAATGCTGGCCTTGCGCGTGGCATCAAGCGTCGCCGGACCTGTTATTTCAGGCTGGAAGCTCGTCGCTTCTGCCACTGCCAGTGCCATGGTATGCACCGCCCCATAGCGCCACCCCAACCAACAGGTAACTGACAGGAGCAACAATCCGGCACCGAGCAACAGCTCTCGTCTTCGGTCTCGCTGCCGCGAAGATGGACGTGAGGGTCGGCGATCACCTTTCCAGTCAGCCTTGCCGTCAGAGTTGACAGGTTGCCCGCTTTCCAGCGAGGGCAATCTCTCTGCTTTCGTTGGGGCGCCGACAAGGAAAGGACGCCGGGAATGGTCCTGCGCTGCTGGCAATTTGCAGTCCTCATCGCTCTGATCAGGTGTGGCTTCAAACATCGCGGGGTGAGCTTTCAAAGGGGTGGCCCGGAAGTTTCGAGAGTTCGGGTCAGGAAACTTCCGGGCGGGCAGGGTTTCAGCGGCTGATGGTTCCCTGCCGGGTAACGGTGCCACCATAGGGGCCCGTGGTCGTGGAAGAGCCGGAGCAGACGCCATTGGCACAAGCGGCCGAGCCACTACGGGTGCTGGTCTGGCCATACGGATTGGTGCGGGTGACTTGTCGACTACATGCGCCATTGGCGCAGCTGCCGGAGGCCTGTACGCTGGATGTGCCTCGCGGCCCGGTGACTGTTCCGTTTCGCGTCCAGGCGTTGGCTTCGCTCGCCACCGCAAGGGCAATCATGCTACTCATCAATGCGATTGTCAGTTTCGTGCTCATTGTCGATCCTCTGTCTGGATTTCAGGTGTCGGTGCAAATGCTGGTTTGCAGCCTGTGAACAGAGATTGCCCGTCGGAGTTTTCTTCAAAATGAATGAGCCTTTTCAAGCTGTTCCAGTTTGTTTCTGGAATGTTTCATTTTGTAAATGGCAGGGAAAACGGATTGATTTTTGCGCCTAGGCGGACCAGCATATGGCTGAAACGTCCCGGACGCCGACCTTTCTTCCCAGCAATAGTCTAAAGACAGGGGCCAGCCTGAAATCAGGCTGACGGCCAGTAGATGAGCGAAAACGAGCATGGACAGTCAAAGCAAACGCATACTCATCGTCGATGACGATGACGACATCCGGTCATTGATCGCCGAGCTGTTCGAGCGCGAGGGCTATGCCGTCTCCACCGCGCAGGACAGCATGGAAATGGATCAGATCATGGATAGAACCTTTCCGGACTTGATCATTCTCGATCTGATGCTGCCCGGCGAAGACGGATTGTCCATCTGCCGTCGTCTGAGGGCGCGGCATTCCCTGCCGATCCTGATGCTGACCGCCAAGGGCGAGGAACTGGACCGGGTTGTCGGGCTGGAAATCGGGGCCGACGACTATGTGGTCAAACCCTTCTCGAGCCGTGAGCTTCTGGCGCGGACGCGGGCGCTGTTGCGCAGGATCGCTGGACAGTCGACACCGATGATGGAGACGCGGCGAATAGCCTTTGACCGGTTTGTCATCGATCTCGATGCCCGTCAGCTGCTGACCAAAGATCAGGAACTCGTAGGACTTACAAGTGCCGAGTTTGATCTGCTGGCCTGCTTCATCCTGAGACCAAGGCGGGTCCTCTCCCGCGACCAGATTCTGGATTTCACCCATGGGCGGCAGGCCAATCCCTACGATAGATCCGTTGACATTCTGGTGTCGCGATTGCGCAAGAAGCTGGGGCCGCTCGAAAGCGGGGGCGAGTTGATCAGCACGGTGCGCAACGGCGGATATCTTATGGCCGTGCCCGTCAAACAGGTATCCTGATCATGCACTTTGGGCTAACGACGCGCCTTCTCGCCATCGGTTCCAGTCTGTTTGTCGTGCTCTGGATTGTCCTCATCGTGTCTTTCTACTGGTCGGGCAATGGTGTCGACAGGCAAGTCAACCCGGAACCGCAGCAGTTGTTGGCCCTGACAAATCTCGCCAATCAGCTTGGCCGGGAAGGGCGGCCGATGCTGGAAGCCGCAACGGCGTCAGCAAGGGTCTCCATCCAGTTTCATGATGAAGCCGACCAGATGCGCATGGATACCGATCTGCTGGATGATGCGGATATGGCGATCTATCGGGAAGCTTTGGGAGAGCGGCTTGTCCGCATTCAGCCCAATGCCATCTTGGAGGGACGACCGGCAGCAAGGTTCTTTGCCGGAATTGCTTTTCCGCTCGAATTCTGGATCAGGCTCGACAACGGCAGCCTCATGGTTGTCGAGGTGAAGGCCTCCTTCATTTCAACAAAGAGCGGAGTGCCTGCCGGGATTTATGCCGGTTTGCTCGGCGCCATTCTGTCTGCGGTCGCCTTCTTCCTGCTGCACCGGGAGATCAGGCCTCTTGTCATGCTGGCAAAGGCGGTTGAACGGATCGATCCCGGCGGCGATATGGTGGAACTTCCACAGTTCCGCTCAGCAACGCCTGAAGTCGCCGCGCTGGCCGGGGCCTTCAAAAGGCTGCAGGAGCGATTGCACACGCTGGCGCGCTCCCGTGTTGCGCTGATCGGTGGGATCCAGCATGACATTCGCAGCTTTGCCACCCGTCTGCATCTGCGCATCGAAAAAATGCCTGATGAGCAGGATCGCCAGAGGGCGACAACGGATATCCGCGATATGATCGAGCTGCTCGACAATGCGCTGTTGACCTCCCGTGCCGAGGTGGGGGCTCTCAATGAGGAACTGCTTGATATTGGCGGTCTGTTACGCGGAGAGTTGGCCGATTTTCGTCAGGCCGGAGCTCGGGTGACGCTGGAGCTG comes from uncultured Cohaesibacter sp. and encodes:
- a CDS encoding response regulator transcription factor, which codes for MDSQSKRILIVDDDDDIRSLIAELFEREGYAVSTAQDSMEMDQIMDRTFPDLIILDLMLPGEDGLSICRRLRARHSLPILMLTAKGEELDRVVGLEIGADDYVVKPFSSRELLARTRALLRRIAGQSTPMMETRRIAFDRFVIDLDARQLLTKDQELVGLTSAEFDLLACFILRPRRVLSRDQILDFTHGRQANPYDRSVDILVSRLRKKLGPLESGGELISTVRNGGYLMAVPVKQVS
- a CDS encoding HAMP domain-containing sensor histidine kinase, which encodes MHFGLTTRLLAIGSSLFVVLWIVLIVSFYWSGNGVDRQVNPEPQQLLALTNLANQLGREGRPMLEAATASARVSIQFHDEADQMRMDTDLLDDADMAIYREALGERLVRIQPNAILEGRPAARFFAGIAFPLEFWIRLDNGSLMVVEVKASFISTKSGVPAGIYAGLLGAILSAVAFFLLHREIRPLVMLAKAVERIDPGGDMVELPQFRSATPEVAALAGAFKRLQERLHTLARSRVALIGGIQHDIRSFATRLHLRIEKMPDEQDRQRATTDIRDMIELLDNALLTSRAEVGALNEELLDIGGLLRGELADFRQAGARVTLELLPAGDEILVLGDRLALRRVFVNILDNAIKYGGCAHVRVEQKADGVHVTIDDEGLGFSKEEGARSLLLEPFTRAEPSRARKTGGAGLGLAVAQALLEAHNGRITLAATPQGHGRVFICLPPLSDRIGPQES